Proteins from one Robertmurraya sp. FSL R5-0851 genomic window:
- a CDS encoding nuclear transport factor 2 family protein — MEQSIIALSKNKWEWMMERQLYDLSNLFHEKAVFVHMGATFSKNEEIDVINNGSIIYKNIDIQETSVQLIGKTAILLNKVVLVAVVGGNEVTNPFVVTEVYVQQEEQWKLASMSFTRLLTQ; from the coding sequence ATGGAACAATCAATTATAGCTCTTTCAAAGAATAAATGGGAATGGATGATGGAGAGACAACTATATGATTTAAGTAATCTCTTTCACGAAAAAGCAGTTTTCGTGCACATGGGGGCTACATTTTCTAAGAACGAGGAAATTGACGTAATTAATAACGGTTCTATTATTTATAAGAATATAGATATTCAAGAAACATCTGTTCAGCTAATTGGTAAAACTGCCATTCTTCTAAATAAAGTAGTCCTAGTAGCTGTTGTTGGGGGAAATGAAGTAACGAATCCGTTTGTGGTTACTGAGGTATATGTGCAACAGGAGGAACAATGGAAGTTGGCATCAATGTCTTTCACAAGGCTGTTAACACAATAA
- a CDS encoding aldo/keto reductase, with product MEMRKLGNSGLKVSAIGLGCMGMDHAYGKPADRDEMVKLIRRAVDLGCNFFDTAVVYGESNEELLGEVLAPVREQVVIATKFGITGTDIVNDRPQHILNSKPESIREQMEGSLKRLKVDCIDLYYQHRIDPNVEPEAVATTMKELMAEGKIKAWGLSNAPIDYMKRAHAVCPIAAIENQYSMMWREPEKELFDICEELGISFVAYSPLGNGFLSGKYTKDTKYDEDDYRNFMGRFNPEVIDHNQALLTLIAEVAKSKNATSAQVVLAWELAQKPFIIQSQVLQNYTD from the coding sequence ATGGAAATGAGAAAATTGGGAAATAGTGGATTAAAAGTATCTGCAATTGGTTTAGGCTGTATGGGAATGGACCATGCTTATGGGAAACCCGCTGACCGTGATGAAATGGTCAAATTGATTCGTAGAGCTGTTGACCTAGGGTGCAATTTCTTTGATACTGCTGTTGTTTATGGAGAATCCAACGAAGAATTATTGGGCGAAGTACTTGCACCAGTTCGAGAGCAGGTTGTGATTGCGACTAAATTCGGAATCACTGGGACAGATATTGTAAATGATCGCCCTCAACATATTTTAAATAGCAAACCAGAATCCATTAGAGAACAAATGGAGGGTTCGTTAAAAAGATTGAAAGTAGATTGCATTGATTTATATTATCAACATCGTATTGACCCTAATGTAGAACCAGAAGCTGTTGCAACAACAATGAAAGAACTAATGGCAGAAGGAAAAATTAAAGCATGGGGGCTATCTAATGCACCAATTGATTATATGAAGCGTGCACATGCTGTATGTCCAATAGCTGCAATTGAAAATCAATATTCAATGATGTGGCGTGAACCTGAAAAGGAATTATTTGATATATGTGAAGAGTTAGGGATTTCTTTTGTTGCTTACAGCCCATTAGGAAATGGTTTTTTAAGCGGAAAATATACAAAAGATACAAAATATGATGAAGATGACTATAGAAACTTCATGGGAAGATTCAACCCTGAAGTGATTGACCATAACCAAGCATTATTAACATTAATTGCTGAGGTTGCTAAAAGCAAGAACGCAACATCTGCCCAAGTGGTACTAGCCTGGGAATTAGCTCAAAAACCATTTATTATTCAATCCCAGGTACTACAAAATTACACAGATTAG
- a CDS encoding cytochrome P460 family protein — protein MKRPLIQSLVLMMSLVLTACNVNNERNDISNQQEAADDTSGEELSESGRELVQFPENYDKGINYTTVNRGNVREELYTSRDAIEAVQNGQPFPSGTVITLEIYRDEELSEIFVMEKRTGWGEQNPSEMRNGDWLYQEFNGDKSVDYEEDIGRCFSCHANRERDDFVNTLDDMKSYELDNATGLKKINIDSQIEGISAHQWEVKAVDDSLDDLGSGLVGEKEKTAIIQKVLLITHFNQET, from the coding sequence ATGAAAAGACCATTAATTCAGTCCCTCGTATTGATGATGTCCCTCGTTCTTACAGCTTGTAACGTTAATAATGAGAGAAATGATATTTCCAACCAACAAGAGGCAGCAGATGACACTTCTGGAGAGGAGTTATCCGAGTCAGGACGTGAACTTGTCCAATTTCCAGAGAACTACGATAAGGGTATCAACTACACGACTGTGAATCGCGGAAATGTCAGAGAAGAGCTCTACACGAGTCGGGATGCAATCGAAGCTGTACAGAACGGGCAACCATTTCCTAGTGGAACTGTAATTACTCTTGAAATCTATAGAGATGAAGAGTTATCTGAAATTTTCGTTATGGAAAAACGCACAGGCTGGGGTGAACAAAACCCATCTGAAATGCGTAACGGGGATTGGCTATATCAGGAATTCAATGGTGACAAGTCAGTAGATTACGAGGAAGACATTGGGCGCTGCTTTTCATGCCATGCGAATCGGGAACGAGATGACTTCGTTAATACGTTGGATGACATGAAGAGTTATGAACTGGATAATGCTACAGGATTAAAGAAAATCAATATAGACTCGCAGATTGAAGGCATTTCTGCTCATCAGTGGGAGGTAAAAGCAGTAGACGATAGTTTGGATGATTTAGGAAGTGGCTTAGTGGGAGAAAAAGAAAAAACTGCGATCATCCAGAAGGTTCTTTTAATAACTCATTTTAATCAAGAAACATAA
- a CDS encoding histidine phosphatase family protein, with product MKKTLYLMRHGQTLFNKRRKIQGWCDSPLTELGIKQAEIAAKYFKENHIVFDHAYCSTSERASDTLEIVTDLPYTRLKGLKEWNFGAFEGESEDLNPSLPYGDFFANYGGEKEIEFQKRVADICQKIMEEDNEVVLAVSHGAACRKFMQYWEHTSSIRQKERIGNCCILKIEYENEEFKLVEIINHDFSNFSEAIPV from the coding sequence ATGAAAAAGACGTTATATCTCATGAGACATGGACAAACATTATTTAATAAAAGAAGAAAAATTCAAGGTTGGTGTGATTCACCACTTACTGAACTAGGAATCAAACAAGCAGAGATTGCAGCTAAGTATTTTAAAGAGAACCATATAGTCTTTGACCATGCCTATTGTTCGACATCCGAAAGAGCAAGTGACACATTAGAAATTGTGACGGATCTGCCTTATACAAGATTAAAAGGATTAAAGGAATGGAATTTCGGGGCCTTTGAAGGTGAAAGTGAAGATTTAAACCCATCGCTTCCTTACGGTGATTTCTTTGCTAATTATGGTGGAGAAAAAGAAATAGAATTTCAAAAAAGAGTTGCTGATATTTGTCAAAAAATAATGGAAGAAGATAATGAAGTGGTTTTAGCCGTTTCTCACGGAGCAGCTTGTAGAAAATTTATGCAGTACTGGGAACATACAAGTTCCATTAGACAAAAAGAAAGAATCGGCAATTGTTGCATTTTGAAAATTGAATATGAGAACGAAGAATTTAAATTAGTAGAGATTATAAATCATGATTTTAGTAATTTTAGTGAAGCAATTCCTGTTTGA
- a CDS encoding AraC family transcriptional regulator, which yields MQEKTLTQQAELARIIERHTGTNGVHETAIPSLSFVRRYTDKDPNYGVYKPSLCITAQGVKEVSVGMEDFRYGPGDYLVASVDLPATSHIIETSPESPYLGFILELTTNEILEVLGDANFSSASEGSSGRGMFVSRLNPSLFDAVVRLVRLLDTPEDIPTLAPLFTKEVIYKVLKGEHGDTLKKIVVKGNSAYQIKNAIQLIMTNYDKPIRVEQLAETANMSVSAFHKHFKEVAAMSPIQFQKQLKLQEARRLLLSEATDAAAVAYRVGYESPSQFSREYSRMFGLPPIEDIKRLREKHEQRLNA from the coding sequence ATGCAAGAGAAAACATTAACTCAGCAAGCAGAACTAGCAAGAATCATCGAGCGTCATACAGGTACGAACGGTGTTCACGAGACTGCTATTCCTTCGTTGTCTTTTGTTCGACGTTATACTGATAAAGATCCCAACTATGGGGTATACAAGCCATCTCTTTGTATTACGGCTCAAGGTGTGAAAGAGGTATCGGTAGGAATGGAGGACTTTAGATACGGACCTGGAGATTACCTTGTTGCATCTGTCGACTTACCAGCAACAAGCCACATCATTGAAACATCGCCTGAAAGTCCTTATCTAGGTTTCATACTAGAACTTACTACAAATGAAATACTGGAGGTTTTGGGCGATGCAAACTTTTCATCTGCTTCAGAAGGAAGTTCAGGGCGAGGCATGTTTGTTAGCAGACTTAATCCTTCTTTGTTCGATGCTGTAGTGAGATTAGTTCGACTACTAGATACCCCAGAAGATATTCCGACACTTGCTCCTTTATTCACAAAAGAAGTGATTTATAAAGTTCTTAAGGGGGAGCATGGAGATACGCTTAAGAAAATTGTAGTAAAAGGCAACAGTGCCTATCAAATTAAAAATGCCATCCAACTAATTATGACTAACTATGATAAACCTATTAGGGTTGAACAACTGGCAGAAACAGCCAATATGAGTGTTTCTGCGTTTCATAAGCATTTTAAAGAAGTAGCTGCAATGAGCCCTATTCAATTCCAAAAACAATTAAAACTTCAGGAAGCTCGTCGTCTGTTATTATCGGAGGCCACAGATGCCGCTGCTGTGGCCTATCGTGTAGGCTATGAAAGCCCATCGCAATTCAGCCGTGAATATTCACGTATGTTTGGTTTACCGCCAATAGAAGATATAAAGCGCCTTAGAGAAAAACACGAACAGAGGTTAAATGCTTAG
- a CDS encoding DUF4405 domain-containing protein — translation MYRNMLYRLVIDVSMTVLMLVAMAYHITGNTIHETVGVVLLVLFIVHNILNRRWYETILKGKYNFRRILSILVNLLFLVSMAAVMISSVPISRDIFPNIITNNDMILLQIHVMTSYWGFIFMSIHIGLSWGTIINAMRKMTGISSTSRIRNILLRGIAVLIVVYGVQSSFERELLSKLTIYNPFGWYSSESTMQFLIDYLSIMGIYISGTHYALKFVRNNEKRKLTN, via the coding sequence TTGTATCGAAATATGTTATATAGACTTGTTATTGACGTATCTATGACAGTTCTCATGTTAGTTGCCATGGCTTATCATATTACTGGGAATACAATTCATGAAACGGTTGGAGTGGTCCTACTTGTATTGTTTATTGTACACAATATATTAAATCGTCGATGGTATGAGACCATTCTTAAAGGAAAGTACAACTTCCGACGTATCCTGAGTATATTGGTCAATCTACTTTTTCTTGTATCTATGGCTGCTGTAATGATAAGTTCCGTGCCCATCTCCCGTGATATATTTCCTAACATTATTACAAACAATGACATGATCCTACTACAGATACACGTTATGACTTCCTATTGGGGATTTATCTTCATGAGTATCCATATAGGATTATCCTGGGGGACAATTATCAATGCCATGCGCAAGATGACGGGAATTTCGAGCACTAGCCGTATCCGTAATATTTTGTTACGTGGTATAGCTGTGTTGATTGTTGTCTACGGAGTGCAGAGTTCCTTTGAGAGAGAGCTGCTTTCTAAATTAACCATATATAACCCATTTGGTTGGTATAGTAGTGAGTCCACCATGCAATTTTTAATAGACTACTTATCTATAATGGGAATTTATATCAGTGGTACTCATTATGCTCTAAAATTTGTAAGAAACAACGAAAAGCGTAAGCTAACAAATTGA
- a CDS encoding aldo/keto reductase: protein MQKVILNNGVEMPILGFGVFQIQDENECEQAVYDAIMAGYRLIDTAASYLNEEAVGRAIKRSGVPREELFITTKLWVQDTGYESTKKAFEKSLNRLQLDYLDLYLIHQPFGDVHGSWRAMEEMYREGKIKAIGVSNFHPDRLIDLIIHNEVVPAVNQVETHVFNQQIESHNFMKENNVQIESWGPFAEGKNNLFQNEILVSIAEKHNKSVAQVALRWLTQRGVVAIPKSVRKERIVENFNIFDFELSQEDMDQIATLDTKESLFFSHRDPAMVQWIGTRKLDI from the coding sequence ATGCAAAAAGTTATTTTAAACAATGGTGTGGAAATGCCGATACTAGGTTTTGGTGTTTTTCAAATTCAAGATGAAAATGAATGTGAACAAGCTGTTTATGACGCTATTATGGCAGGTTATCGTTTGATCGATACTGCTGCTTCTTATCTAAATGAAGAAGCTGTTGGTAGAGCAATTAAGCGTAGTGGTGTTCCAAGAGAAGAATTATTTATTACTACAAAACTTTGGGTACAGGATACAGGTTATGAGAGCACCAAAAAAGCCTTCGAAAAGTCGCTGAATAGACTGCAATTGGATTATCTTGATTTGTATTTAATTCATCAGCCATTTGGCGATGTACATGGCTCCTGGCGCGCAATGGAGGAAATGTACCGTGAGGGTAAAATCAAGGCAATCGGAGTGAGTAATTTCCATCCAGACCGATTGATTGATTTAATCATTCATAATGAGGTTGTTCCTGCAGTTAACCAGGTCGAAACACATGTATTCAATCAACAAATTGAAAGTCATAACTTTATGAAAGAGAACAATGTTCAGATTGAGTCCTGGGGACCATTTGCTGAAGGGAAAAATAACTTGTTCCAGAACGAAATTTTGGTATCAATTGCTGAAAAGCACAATAAATCTGTGGCTCAGGTAGCTTTACGTTGGTTGACCCAAAGAGGAGTTGTTGCGATTCCAAAGTCTGTTCGTAAGGAAAGAATCGTCGAAAACTTTAATATCTTTGACTTTGAATTAAGCCAAGAGGATATGGATCAAATCGCCACATTAGATACGAAAGAGAGCTTATTCTTTTCACATAGGGATCCTGCAATGGTGCAATGGATAGGTACCCGTAAATTAGATATTTAA